The following DNA comes from Streptomyces sp. NBC_00690.
CCGCCGCCAACCGCATCGGGCCCGAGGGCGCCGGCCTCAAGATCGCGCTGACCACGCTCAACACCGGTCGGCTCTCCCTGCCCGCGATGTGCGCGGGCGCCGGGAAGTGGTGCCTCAAGATCGCCCGCGAGTGGTCGGCCGCACGTGAGCAGTGGGGCAAGCCCGTGGCGCGGCACGAGGCGGTGGGAGCGAAGATCTCGTTTATCGCCGCCACCACGTTCGCCCTCGAAGCGGTCGTCGACCTCGCCTCCCAACTGGCCGACGAGGACCGGAACGACATCCGCATCGAGGCCGCGCTCGCCAAGCTCTTCGGCTCCGAGATGGGCTGTCTGATCGCCGACGAACTGGTCCAGATCCGCGGCGGCCGGGGCTTCGAGACCGCGGACTCGCTCGCGGCGCGCGGCGAGCGGGCGGTGCCGGCCGAACAGATGCTGCGCGATCTGCGGATCAACCGGATCTTCGAAGGCTCCACCGAGATCATGCACCTCTTGATCGCCCGTGAGGCGGTCGACGCCCACCTCAAGGTGGCGGGCGATCTCATCGACCCGGACAAGTCGCTCGGCGACAAGGCCAGAGCCGGTGCACAGGCCACCGCGTTCTACGCCCGCTGGCTCCCCAAACTCGTCACAGGACCGGGGCACAGCCCTCGCTCCTACGGTGAGTTCCACCCGGCGGGCCACCCCGACCTCGCCGTACACCTGCGCTATGCCGAGCGCAGTGCCCGCAAGCTCGCCCGCTCCACCTTCCTCGCCATGTCCCGCTGGCAGGGGCGGATGGAGACCAAACAGGGCTTCCTCGGCCGGATCGTCGACATCGGCGCGGAACTCTTCGCGATCTCCGCCACCTGCGTACGGGCGGAGATGCTGCGCGTCTCCGGTGACCACGGCCGCGAGGCGTACCAACTGGCCGACGCCTTCTGCCGCCAGTCCCGGCTGCGGATCGAGGAACTCTTCACCCGGCTGTGGTCCAACACCGACGACATCGACCGTCGAGTGGTGGACGGGGTCCTCGCGGGACGGTACGAGTGGCTGGAAGAGGGGATCGTCGACCCCAGTGGCGACGGCCCCTGGATCGCGGACGCCACTCCCGGCCCATCCGAACGGGAGAACGTCCACCGCCCCATCCGTTGACGCTCTCGGACACCACTGTCAACCGGGCCGTCGATTGCGGACACAATGGGGGGATGAGCGACAGCCCATCCCCCCTTGCCGACCCGCACACCGTCTTCGACTCGGCCACCGGGCGCAGAGATGTCGTGGTCCTTGGCTGTACCGGATCGATCGGAACCCAGGCCATCGACCTCGTCCTGCGCAACCCGGACCGCTTCCGGGTCACGGCGCTCTCCGCCGCGGGCGGCCGGGTCGCCCTCCTGGCCGAGCAGGCCCACCGGTTGGGAGTTCGCGTCGTCGCCGTAGCCAGGGAGGACGCCGTGCCCGCCCTGCGCGCGGAGCTGTCCGCCCGCTACGGCACCGCGCCGCAGCCCGAGATCCTGGCCGGCCCGGACGCGGCCACCGAACTCGCCGCATCCGAATGCCACACCGTGCTCAACGGCATCACCGGCTCCATCGGTCTCGCACCCACCCTGGCTGCGCTCAAGGCGGGCCGCACCCTCGCGCTCGCCAACAAGGAGTCGCTCATCGTCGGCGGGCCCCTGGTGAAGGAGTTGGCCCGCCCCGGCCAGATCATCCCGGTGGACTCCGAGCATGCCGCGCTCTTCCAAGCCCTGGCCGCCGGCAAGCGCTCCGAAGTCCGCAAACTGGTCGTCACCGCGTCCGGCGGGCCGTTCCGGGGCCGTACCCGGGCCGAGCTCGCCGAGGTGACCCGCGCCGAGGCGCTGGCGCACCCCACCTGGGCGATGGGCCCGGTGATCACCATCAACAGCGCCACCCTCGTCAACAAGGGCCTGGAGGTCATCGAGGCGCACCTGCTCTATGACATCCCCTTCGAGCGCATCGAGGTCGTCGTCCACCCCCAGTCCTATGTGCACTCCATGGTGGAGTTCACTGACGGGTCAACCCTGGCGCAGGCCACACCGCCCGATATGCGCGGCCCGATCGCCCTCGGTATCGGCTGGCCCGAGCGGGTGCCCGACGCGGCCCCATCCTTCGACTGGACCAAGGCGTCGAGCTGGGAGTTCTTCCCCCTGGACACCGACGCGTTCCCCGCGGTGGGTCTCGCCCGCCAGGTGGGCGAGCTGGGCGGTACCGCCCCGGCGGTGTTCAATGCGGCCAACGAGGAGTGCGTCGAAGCGTTCCTCGCCGGTCGGCTGCCTTTCAACGCCATCATGGATACGGTCACTGACGTCGTCACCGAACACGGAGTGCCCGCCCGGGGAACTTCACTGACGGTGTCCGACGTCCTGCAAGCGGAGAGCTGGGCCCGAGCCAGGGCCCGGGAGCTCGCGGTCAAGGCCACAGCGGAGGCTCGCGCATGACGATGTTGTTGACCATTCTCGGCATTGCGCTGTTCGCCGTGGGTCTGTTGTTCTCCATCGCCTGGCATGAGCTGGGCCACCTCTCGACGGCCAAGCTGTTCGGCATCCGGGTGCCGCAGTACATGGTGGGCTTCGGTCCCACCCTCTTCTCCCGGCACCGGGGCGAAACTGAGTACGGCATCAAGGCCATCCCCATGGGCGGCTATATCCGCATGATCGGGATGTTCCCGCCGGGGGAGGACGGCCGGATCGAGGCCCGCTCCACCTCCCCTTGGCGCGGCATGATCGAGGACGCCAGGACCGCTGCTTACGAAGAGCTCCAGCCCGGTGACGAAAAGCGCCTCTTCTACACGCGCAAGCCGTGGAAGCGCGTCATCGTGATGTTCGCCGGGCCGTTCATGAACCTGATCCTCGCCGTCGCGATCTTCCTCGGGGTGGCGATGACCTTCGGCTTCGCCACCCAGACCACCCAGGTCGCCGGAGTCCAGAACTGCGTCATCAAGCAGAGCGAGGACCGCAACACCTGTGCGGCGGGCGACCCGGTCTCCCCCGCGAAGCAGGCCGGCCTCCGTGCGGGCGACAAGATCGTCGCCTTCAACGGGGAGAAGGTCTCCGGCTGGCCCGAGCTCTCCGACCGCATTCGCCAGACGATCGGCCCCGCCAGCATCACCGTCGAGCGCGACGGCACCGAGCAGGTCCTTGAGGCCAACCTCATCAGGAACATGGTGGCCAAGAAGGACTCGGACGGGGAGGTCGTCCCCGACGCCTTCGTCCCGGCCGGCTACCTCGGCTTCGCCGCACAGACCGAGATCCTGCCGCTGAACTTCACCCAGTCCGTCGACCGCATGGGCGACATGATGGCCAACGGCGTGGAATCGATCATCGCCCTGCCGGCCAAGGTCCCCGACCTGTGGGACGCGGCCTTCAGCGACGGCGAGCGCAAGGACGACTCCCCGGTCGGTGTCGTCGGCGCTGCCCGCATCAGCGGCGAGGTGATGAACCTCGACGTTCCCACCGAGAACATCATCGCGACCTTCATGATGCTCCTCGCCGGCTTCAACCTGTCGCTGTTCCTGTTCAACATGCTGCCGCTGCTGCCGCTCGACGGCGGGCACATCGCGGGCGCCCTGTGGGAGTCCGTACGCCGCAACGTGGCGAAGGTCTTCCGCCGCCCCGACCCCGGTCCGTTCGACGTCGCCAAGTTGATGCCGGTGGCCTATGTGGTCGCGGGCGTCTTCATCTGCTTCACACTGCTGGTCCTCGTCGCCGACATCGTCAACCCGGTGAAGATCAGTTGACCACTTGAGTGTGGGACGGCCGGGTGTACTTTGCACCCGGCCGTCCCACTATGTGGGGTGTTTTCCTCGCGCGATGTGCTTGTCGTAACCGTGGTGCCGTAACCTCGGAGCCCTGGAGCCCGCCGTTCTCGGGACCTCGATCCACACCTTGGGGTTGCACAGCAGATGACCGCGATTTCTCTCGGTATTCCCACCGTTCCGATCAAGCTCGCCGACCGACGGGTCAGTCGGAAGATCCAGGTCGGATCCGTCGCGGTGGGCGGTGACGCCCCGATCTCGGTGCAGTCGATGACCACGACGCGCACCTCCGACATCGGTGCGACCCTCCAGCAGATCGCCGAGTTGACGGCCTCCGGCTGCCAGATCGTCCGGGTGGCCTGCCCCACTCAGGACGACGCCGACGCCCTGTCCATCATCGCGCGCAAGTCGCAGATCCCGGTCATTGCGGACATCCACTTCCAGCCCAAGTACGTCTTCGCCGCGATCGACGCCGGCTGCGCCGCGGTCCGGGTCAACCCGGGCAACATCAAGCAGTTCGACGACAAGGTGAAGGAGATCGCCGCGGCGGCGCTCGCCTCGAACACCCCCATCCGCATCGGCGTCAACGCCGGTTCGCTGGATGCGCGCCTGCTGAAGAAGTACGGCAAGGCCACCCCCGAGGCGCTCGTCGAGTCCGCTCTGTGGGAAGCGTCCCTCTTCGAGGAGCACGGCTTCCGCGACATCAAGATCTCGGTCAAGCACAACGACCCCGTCGTGATGGTCAACGCCTACCGCCAACTGGCCGCCCAGTGCGACTACCCGCTGCACCTCGGCGTCACCGAAGCCGGTCCTGCGTTCCAGGGCACCATCAAATCGGCCGTCGCCTTCGGCGCACTGCTGAGCGAGGGCATCGGCGACACCATCCGGGTCTCCCTCTCCGCCCCGCCCGCGGAGGAGATCAAGGTCGGCATCCAGATCCTGGAGTCGCTCAACCTCCGCCAGCGCCGGCTGGAGATCGTCTCCTGCCCCTCGTGCGGTCGGGCCCAGGTCGACGTCTACAAGCTCGCCGAGGAGGTCACCGCCGGTCTGGAGGGCATGGAGGTGCCCCTGCGGGTCGCGGTTATGGGCTGTGTGGTGAACGGCCCCGGCGAAGCCCGTGAGGCCGAC
Coding sequences within:
- a CDS encoding acyl-CoA dehydrogenase family protein; translated protein: MTAPLEKDRTPKVTEREARQVAEAAREKDWRKPSFAKELFLGRLRLDLIHPHPLPSGEASRRGEEFLARLRTFCETRIDGALIEREARIPDDVINGLRELGALGMKIDTKYGGLGLTQLYYNRALALVGSASPAIGALLSAHQSIGVPQPLKTFGTEEQKDTFLPRLARTDISAFLLTEPDVGSDPARLATTAVPDGDEYVLDGVKLWTTNGVVADLLVVMARVPKSEGHPGGITAFVVEADSAGITVENRNAFMGLRGLENGVTRFHQVRVPAANRIGPEGAGLKIALTTLNTGRLSLPAMCAGAGKWCLKIAREWSAAREQWGKPVARHEAVGAKISFIAATTFALEAVVDLASQLADEDRNDIRIEAALAKLFGSEMGCLIADELVQIRGGRGFETADSLAARGERAVPAEQMLRDLRINRIFEGSTEIMHLLIAREAVDAHLKVAGDLIDPDKSLGDKARAGAQATAFYARWLPKLVTGPGHSPRSYGEFHPAGHPDLAVHLRYAERSARKLARSTFLAMSRWQGRMETKQGFLGRIVDIGAELFAISATCVRAEMLRVSGDHGREAYQLADAFCRQSRLRIEELFTRLWSNTDDIDRRVVDGVLAGRYEWLEEGIVDPSGDGPWIADATPGPSERENVHRPIR
- the dxr gene encoding 1-deoxy-D-xylulose-5-phosphate reductoisomerase; the encoded protein is MSDSPSPLADPHTVFDSATGRRDVVVLGCTGSIGTQAIDLVLRNPDRFRVTALSAAGGRVALLAEQAHRLGVRVVAVAREDAVPALRAELSARYGTAPQPEILAGPDAATELAASECHTVLNGITGSIGLAPTLAALKAGRTLALANKESLIVGGPLVKELARPGQIIPVDSEHAALFQALAAGKRSEVRKLVVTASGGPFRGRTRAELAEVTRAEALAHPTWAMGPVITINSATLVNKGLEVIEAHLLYDIPFERIEVVVHPQSYVHSMVEFTDGSTLAQATPPDMRGPIALGIGWPERVPDAAPSFDWTKASSWEFFPLDTDAFPAVGLARQVGELGGTAPAVFNAANEECVEAFLAGRLPFNAIMDTVTDVVTEHGVPARGTSLTVSDVLQAESWARARARELAVKATAEARA
- a CDS encoding M50 family metallopeptidase, which codes for MTMLLTILGIALFAVGLLFSIAWHELGHLSTAKLFGIRVPQYMVGFGPTLFSRHRGETEYGIKAIPMGGYIRMIGMFPPGEDGRIEARSTSPWRGMIEDARTAAYEELQPGDEKRLFYTRKPWKRVIVMFAGPFMNLILAVAIFLGVAMTFGFATQTTQVAGVQNCVIKQSEDRNTCAAGDPVSPAKQAGLRAGDKIVAFNGEKVSGWPELSDRIRQTIGPASITVERDGTEQVLEANLIRNMVAKKDSDGEVVPDAFVPAGYLGFAAQTEILPLNFTQSVDRMGDMMANGVESIIALPAKVPDLWDAAFSDGERKDDSPVGVVGAARISGEVMNLDVPTENIIATFMMLLAGFNLSLFLFNMLPLLPLDGGHIAGALWESVRRNVAKVFRRPDPGPFDVAKLMPVAYVVAGVFICFTLLVLVADIVNPVKIS
- the ispG gene encoding flavodoxin-dependent (E)-4-hydroxy-3-methylbut-2-enyl-diphosphate synthase, whose protein sequence is MTAISLGIPTVPIKLADRRVSRKIQVGSVAVGGDAPISVQSMTTTRTSDIGATLQQIAELTASGCQIVRVACPTQDDADALSIIARKSQIPVIADIHFQPKYVFAAIDAGCAAVRVNPGNIKQFDDKVKEIAAAALASNTPIRIGVNAGSLDARLLKKYGKATPEALVESALWEASLFEEHGFRDIKISVKHNDPVVMVNAYRQLAAQCDYPLHLGVTEAGPAFQGTIKSAVAFGALLSEGIGDTIRVSLSAPPAEEIKVGIQILESLNLRQRRLEIVSCPSCGRAQVDVYKLAEEVTAGLEGMEVPLRVAVMGCVVNGPGEAREADLGVASGNGKGQIFVKGEVIKTVPESKIVETLIDEAMKIAEEMEKNGIPSGEPTVSVAG